A stretch of the Chlorobiota bacterium genome encodes the following:
- a CDS encoding carboxypeptidase-like regulatory domain-containing protein: MKKYLYTLFLLLICTNISYSQNEDDIKKGIITGEVLNFSTLEAVPSATVKIVGTKLGAITKPDGKFTIKNIPVGVYQILITTIGYEPETISDVIVQTSRPYEIQAKLISKVNSFDTLVVRAKSFRRDPDVTVSQNKLSYEEIRRLPGGFEDVVRAISVLPGVAQAQNGRNDLLVRGGGPSENLYLIDGIEASNINHFGSQGSGGGPLSFINLDFVRETDFSTGGFGAKFGDKLSSVLKIDLRKGREDKQGGKLTLAATQFGLNFEGPITEKGSYLFSTRRSYLDFIFKAAGFSFVPEYWDFLGKAEFELNENNKISALGICVLDNVKQFNETPEKRANNARLVDNTQNQVVAGITWKNLFENGFVITTFGRTLVRFKFKQSDTSGIENFINNSVENEYSLKSDFNLLLSPKTEISFGGNLKTILFNSEIYLKKIGGDINSKLDSTFYKAGIYVNLSNNFGDLKTNLGLRGDYFNGIETQLYPTVRASISYSLNNITNLSISGGRYFQHPSYIWLVSNLENRKLKDIQVDQVVLGVDKLLDDDIKASIEGYYKVYSNYPASLLRPYLVLANTGAGFNEVDDGFASYGLDSLASIGKGRAFGLEFLIQKKYTSELPLYGLASLSLNQSFFTALDGIENPSDYSQPIIFNISSGFRTNSWEFGCKFRYASGRPYTPLDTINGAPNYGYRDVTKYNSLRLPASHSLDIRIDKNWQFENSTLVTYIDIQNIYNQKNFSSPRFDQTKRTIESGSNAIGILPSIGISLEF; the protein is encoded by the coding sequence ATGAAAAAATACTTATATACTTTATTCTTACTTTTAATTTGTACTAATATTTCTTATTCTCAAAATGAAGATGATATCAAGAAGGGAATTATAACTGGTGAAGTATTGAATTTTTCAACTCTTGAGGCAGTTCCTAGTGCAACAGTAAAAATAGTTGGAACAAAACTCGGAGCAATTACAAAACCTGATGGAAAATTTACAATTAAAAATATTCCTGTTGGAGTATATCAAATTTTAATTACAACAATAGGTTATGAACCTGAAACAATTTCTGATGTTATTGTTCAAACATCAAGACCATATGAAATTCAAGCTAAGTTAATATCAAAAGTAAACTCATTCGATACATTGGTTGTTAGGGCAAAATCTTTTAGAAGAGACCCTGATGTTACTGTAAGCCAAAATAAACTTTCATACGAAGAAATCAGAAGATTACCTGGAGGTTTTGAAGATGTTGTTAGAGCCATATCTGTTTTACCGGGTGTAGCTCAAGCTCAAAATGGAAGAAATGATTTGTTAGTAAGAGGTGGTGGTCCTTCTGAAAATTTGTATTTGATTGATGGTATTGAAGCATCAAACATTAATCATTTTGGGTCACAAGGATCAGGTGGTGGTCCATTATCATTTATCAATTTAGATTTTGTTCGAGAAACTGATTTCTCAACTGGTGGCTTTGGAGCTAAGTTTGGAGATAAATTGTCGAGTGTATTAAAAATAGATTTAAGAAAAGGAAGAGAAGATAAACAAGGTGGTAAATTAACATTAGCTGCTACACAATTTGGTTTAAACTTTGAAGGACCAATAACAGAAAAAGGAAGTTATTTGTTTTCTACTAGGAGAAGCTACCTTGATTTTATTTTTAAAGCAGCTGGTTTTTCATTTGTCCCAGAGTACTGGGATTTTCTTGGAAAGGCTGAGTTTGAGTTAAATGAAAACAACAAAATATCAGCTTTAGGAATTTGTGTTTTAGATAATGTTAAACAATTTAATGAGACACCTGAGAAGAGAGCAAACAATGCCAGATTAGTTGATAATACTCAGAATCAAGTTGTTGCAGGAATCACTTGGAAAAATCTTTTTGAGAATGGATTTGTTATTACAACTTTTGGTAGAACTTTAGTTAGATTTAAATTTAAACAATCTGATACCTCTGGAATTGAAAATTTTATAAATAATTCCGTAGAAAATGAATATAGTTTGAAATCAGATTTTAATCTTCTACTATCTCCTAAAACTGAAATATCATTTGGAGGTAACTTAAAAACAATTTTATTTAACTCTGAGATATACTTAAAAAAGATTGGTGGTGATATTAATTCAAAATTAGATAGTACATTTTATAAAGCAGGTATATATGTTAATCTATCAAATAATTTTGGAGATTTAAAAACAAATTTAGGTTTAAGAGGTGATTACTTCAATGGAATAGAAACCCAATTGTATCCTACTGTTAGAGCATCAATTAGTTATTCACTAAATAATATTACAAATTTGTCTATCTCAGGAGGTAGATATTTTCAACATCCATCATACATTTGGTTAGTTTCAAATTTAGAAAATAGAAAATTAAAAGATATTCAAGTTGATCAAGTTGTTCTTGGAGTTGACAAACTTCTTGATGATGATATAAAAGCTAGTATTGAAGGTTATTACAAAGTATATAGCAATTATCCTGCAAGTTTATTAAGACCATATTTAGTTCTAGCAAACACTGGGGCTGGATTTAATGAAGTTGATGATGGCTTTGCTTCATATGGTTTGGATTCTCTAGCAAGTATTGGAAAAGGTCGTGCTTTTGGCTTAGAATTTTTAATTCAAAAAAAATACACATCTGAATTACCTTTATATGGATTAGCTAGTTTATCATTAAATCAATCATTCTTTACTGCTCTTGATGGAATTGAAAATCCAAGTGATTATTCTCAACCAATAATTTTCAATATTAGTTCCGGATTTAGAACTAATAGTTGGGAGTTTGGTTGTAAGTTTCGTTATGCTTCTGGAAGACCATACACACCATTAGATACAATTAATGGTGCTCCTAATTATGGTTATAGGGATGTTACAAAATATAATTCGCTAAGGTTGCCAGCATCTCATTCATTAGATATAAGAATAGATAAAAATTGGCAATTTGAAAATTCCACTTTAGTTACATATATAGATATACAGAATATTTATAATCAAAAGAATTTTTCTTCACCAAGGTTTGATCAAACAAAAAGAACTATTGAAAGTGGCTCAAATGCAATTGGAATTTTACCATCAATTGGTATTAGTTTGGAGTTTTAA
- a CDS encoding DUF4397 domain-containing protein produces MNKLFILVITLFSLNSCCPEDAFIPSYNIVSKEDKAFVRFIHSSENSGEVNVIFKKDFFDAKQKFLSFENCNNEAKYYPIDTSNSSVKIVDINNKLLVQYDSLNFLKDHYYTIFFYSNEKLYNLLVSEDKPTVTLESSKTLLRFVNLSSDLPPIEIREDSDTGRVLVSNLKYGESSEFISTKAYPPFSSTGTGLFLFNSESKEYLYGILKPYIYTFGGSIATIIISGKKDAFDTDSMLTFSIFQDNTFTNDLFGSIPYNLKFFGIRYVNFINDFSTNDFRTALAFYDTDRPSNLSENEYYRRAYPGFFLGNFPPHAHFVNETSQWHKYFFYYPGFKTISKFRIEEGTGHDNNSYFLKQKVIVPPQDYKFQTNLRYTIVSYGEFSLDTSLNLGKALVIPDKLPKPSIKSKSTVRFVNLAFGEYKNKKLSLRINGISTPFLSYGEFQTDRFLEVNPSDKYEVIDENKNVLYNKILNLHLGENYTIFFANQPNNKYFELLELSNKVKVNIDRN; encoded by the coding sequence TTGAATAAATTATTTATATTAGTTATTACTCTATTTTCTTTAAATTCTTGTTGCCCTGAGGATGCCTTTATTCCATCATACAATATAGTTTCTAAGGAAGATAAAGCATTTGTTAGATTTATTCATTCATCTGAAAACTCTGGTGAAGTAAATGTTATTTTCAAAAAAGACTTTTTTGATGCCAAACAAAAATTTCTATCATTTGAAAACTGTAATAATGAAGCAAAATATTATCCAATTGATACCTCTAATTCAAGTGTTAAAATAGTTGATATAAACAATAAGTTATTAGTTCAATATGATTCGTTGAATTTTTTAAAAGATCATTATTATACAATCTTTTTTTATAGTAATGAGAAATTATATAACCTACTTGTCAGTGAAGACAAACCAACTGTGACTCTTGAAAGCAGTAAAACGTTACTAAGGTTTGTGAACTTATCAAGTGATCTTCCACCAATTGAAATTCGAGAAGATTCTGATACTGGCAGGGTTTTAGTAAGTAATTTAAAATACGGTGAATCATCAGAATTTATTTCTACCAAAGCATACCCACCATTTTCTAGTACCGGCACAGGACTTTTTCTGTTTAATTCCGAAAGTAAAGAATATTTGTATGGTATTTTGAAACCTTATATTTACACTTTTGGTGGTTCAATTGCAACTATAATAATTTCTGGGAAAAAAGATGCTTTTGATACAGATTCTATGTTAACTTTTTCTATTTTTCAAGACAATACTTTTACAAATGATTTGTTTGGTTCTATTCCTTACAATTTGAAATTTTTTGGAATAAGGTATGTAAATTTTATAAATGATTTTTCTACAAATGATTTCAGAACTGCATTAGCTTTTTATGATACTGACCGACCATCAAATTTATCAGAAAACGAATATTATAGAAGAGCTTATCCTGGTTTTTTCTTAGGTAACTTCCCACCTCATGCTCATTTTGTAAACGAAACGTCACAATGGCACAAGTATTTTTTTTACTATCCAGGTTTTAAAACAATTTCAAAATTTAGAATAGAAGAAGGAACTGGGCATGATAATAATTCTTACTTTTTGAAGCAAAAAGTTATTGTACCTCCACAAGATTATAAATTTCAAACTAATTTAAGATATACAATTGTTTCTTATGGAGAATTTAGTTTAGATACTTCTTTAAATCTGGGTAAGGCTTTAGTTATTCCAGATAAATTACCTAAACCAAGTATAAAATCAAAATCTACTGTAAGATTTGTAAATTTAGCTTTTGGAGAATATAAAAATAAAAAATTATCTTTGAGGATAAATGGAATTTCTACACCATTTTTAAGTTATGGTGAATTTCAAACTGACAGATTTTTAGAAGTAAATCCAAGCGATAAATATGAGGTTATTGATGAAAATAAAAATGTTTTATATAATAAAATACTAAATTTGCATCTAGGAGAAAATTACACAATATTTTTTGCAAATCAACCTAATAACAAATACTTTGAACTATTAGAATTATCTAATAAAGTAAAAGTTAATATCGACAGGAATTAA
- a CDS encoding aspartate-semialdehyde dehydrogenase has product MHIAIVGATGLVGRMMLKVLQERNFPITKLTLLASNNSKGKSITFKNKKIVIQELNETSFENKEIDIALFSAGGAASLKFAPLAAIAGTLVIDNSSAWRMDKNTPLVVPEVNPKEAFKHKGIIANPNCSTIQLVVTLKPLEDKFGLKRVVISTYQSISGAGKAGIDQLMSELKGITPTNPIFSRQAAFNTLFHSFKDNSGYTEEENKIMNETRKIMNLNKLKITATCVRIPTTSAHGESVNVELVNKTSEKSVRKTLAKGKGIIVKDNILQDLYPTVLDSEGSDETFIGRIRKDLSNKNTFNLWIVSDNLRKGAATNAVQIAELFVKK; this is encoded by the coding sequence ATGCATATAGCTATAGTAGGGGCTACTGGACTTGTAGGTAGAATGATGTTAAAAGTTTTACAGGAACGTAATTTTCCAATTACTAAATTAACATTGCTCGCCTCAAATAATTCAAAAGGCAAATCAATTACTTTTAAGAATAAAAAGATTGTAATTCAAGAACTAAATGAAACTTCTTTTGAAAATAAAGAAATTGATATTGCTTTATTTTCAGCAGGAGGAGCAGCAAGTTTAAAATTTGCACCTTTAGCTGCAATTGCTGGTACATTAGTAATTGATAATTCTAGTGCATGGAGAATGGATAAAAATACTCCTCTAGTAGTACCTGAAGTAAATCCTAAAGAAGCTTTTAAGCATAAAGGAATAATAGCAAATCCTAATTGTTCAACAATTCAATTAGTTGTTACACTAAAACCTCTTGAAGATAAATTTGGCTTAAAAAGAGTTGTAATTTCAACCTATCAATCAATTTCTGGAGCTGGTAAAGCAGGAATAGATCAATTGATGAGTGAACTTAAAGGTATTACTCCAACTAACCCAATATTTTCTAGACAAGCTGCATTTAATACACTTTTTCATTCATTTAAAGATAATTCTGGTTATACTGAAGAGGAGAATAAGATTATGAATGAGACTCGAAAAATTATGAATTTAAACAAATTAAAGATTACTGCAACTTGTGTTAGAATTCCAACTACATCAGCTCATGGAGAAAGTGTAAATGTTGAGTTAGTAAATAAAACATCAGAAAAATCAGTTAGAAAAACTTTAGCTAAAGGGAAAGGAATAATTGTAAAAGATAATATACTCCAGGATTTATATCCAACTGTATTAGACTCAGAAGGTTCTGACGAAACATTTATTGGAAGAATTAGAAAGGATTTATCAAATAAAAATACTTTTAATTTATGGATTGTTTCTGATAATCTAAGAAAAGGTGCTGCTACAAATGCAGTTCAAATAGCTGAACTTTTTGTTAAAAAGTAG
- the rplQ gene encoding 50S ribosomal protein L17, translating into MRHRYSGRKLGRTASHRSALLRTLATSLLKHKKIKTTEAKAKETRMFAEAIITRAKLAYLSELNGGPKDTHARRMIARDVNDPEVVKTLMNDIAPKVANRNGGYTRVIKLGTRLGDAARIAIIELVDYNSDRDEKSASNKSKSTISRAERVARSKKVATTKEVKTEDNSNPNTESSKNLTNEETNS; encoded by the coding sequence ATGAGACATCGCTACTCAGGTAGAAAATTAGGAAGAACAGCAAGTCATAGAAGTGCATTGTTACGTACTTTAGCGACTTCTCTTCTTAAACATAAAAAAATTAAAACCACTGAAGCAAAAGCTAAAGAAACTAGAATGTTTGCTGAAGCAATTATTACTAGAGCAAAGCTTGCTTATTTATCTGAATTAAATGGTGGACCTAAAGATACTCATGCTAGAAGAATGATTGCTAGGGATGTAAATGATCCAGAAGTTGTTAAAACATTAATGAATGATATAGCTCCAAAAGTAGCAAACCGTAACGGAGGTTATACCAGAGTAATTAAATTAGGAACAAGATTAGGAGATGCCGCAAGAATTGCAATAATTGAGTTAGTTGACTACAATTCAGATCGTGATGAGAAATCAGCAAGTAATAAATCTAAATCGACCATTTCACGTGCTGAAAGAGTTGCAAGAAGTAAAAAAGTAGCTACTACAAAAGAAGTAAAAACTGAAGATAATTCAAATCCTAATACAGAATCTAGTAAAAATTTAACTAACGAGGAGACAAATAGCTAA
- a CDS encoding DNA-directed RNA polymerase subunit alpha, which translates to MQMPDRLVLDEASSTPTFGRFVLQPLEEGYGTTIGNAFRRTLLASIPGCAITAVKINGVLHEFQTIEGIAEDMTEIVLNLKELRLKPRDKKANRISIAVKGSKEIKGLDLQNETEEFEILNPDHHIATLSKGVNFDMELRIGRGKGYVPSEENLTNDMPIGMIAIDSIFTPVLNVKFTVEPTRVGQKTDYEKLTLEVTTDGSISPEEAIATAAKILRDHIKYFMNFEEEEEEEAPEEDAAKAENERMRKILLTNVDDLELSVRSHNCLKAANISTIADLVSKNEIEMLKFRNFGRKSLTELSELVVNLGLTFGIDVNKYIKKDKEKAD; encoded by the coding sequence ATGCAAATGCCTGATCGTTTGGTACTAGATGAAGCATCTAGTACACCAACTTTTGGTAGGTTTGTATTACAACCACTTGAGGAAGGATACGGTACAACAATAGGTAATGCATTCCGTAGAACTTTATTAGCTTCTATCCCAGGATGTGCAATTACAGCTGTTAAAATTAATGGAGTATTACATGAATTTCAGACTATTGAAGGAATAGCTGAAGATATGACTGAAATAGTACTTAATTTAAAAGAACTTAGATTAAAACCAAGAGATAAAAAAGCAAATAGAATTTCAATTGCTGTTAAAGGATCAAAAGAAATTAAAGGGTTAGATTTGCAAAATGAGACTGAAGAATTTGAGATATTGAATCCTGATCATCATATAGCAACTTTATCTAAAGGGGTTAATTTTGATATGGAGCTAAGAATTGGTAGAGGTAAAGGTTATGTTCCAAGTGAGGAAAATTTGACCAATGATATGCCAATTGGCATGATTGCTATAGATTCTATATTTACTCCAGTTTTGAATGTAAAGTTTACAGTTGAACCAACTAGAGTTGGTCAAAAAACTGATTATGAGAAATTAACATTAGAAGTAACTACAGACGGCTCAATATCACCTGAAGAAGCAATTGCAACTGCAGCTAAAATACTTAGAGATCATATTAAGTATTTTATGAATTTTGAAGAAGAAGAAGAAGAAGAAGCTCCTGAAGAAGATGCAGCTAAAGCAGAAAATGAAAGAATGAGGAAAATTTTATTAACAAATGTGGATGATTTAGAACTATCAGTAAGATCTCATAATTGTTTAAAAGCAGCAAATATTTCTACTATTGCAGATTTAGTTAGTAAAAATGAGATTGAAATGTTAAAGTTTAGAAATTTTGGTCGTAAATCACTCACTGAGTTATCAGAACTAGTTGTTAATTTGGGCTTGACTTTTGGCATTGATGTTAATAAATACATAAAAAAAGATAAAGAAAAAGCTGACTAA
- the rpsD gene encoding 30S ribosomal protein S4, with amino-acid sequence MARYKDAVCKLCRRERQKLFLKGAKCYSEKCPIEKRNYPPGQHGSGGRRSKISEYGVQLREKQKVKRVYRLLEKQFRLTFAKASRQRGITGDNLVKLLESRFDNTVYRLGFASSRAFARQLVLHRHFLVNGSPVNIPSYQMTPGDIIEVRTKSKGVTSIQESLKRMNERQLTPWLQLDKPNMKGTYLNRPERVDVPLEANEQLVVELYSK; translated from the coding sequence ATGGCTCGATATAAAGACGCTGTATGCAAACTTTGCCGTAGGGAAAGACAAAAGTTGTTCCTTAAAGGTGCAAAATGTTACTCGGAGAAATGTCCGATTGAAAAACGTAATTATCCACCTGGACAACATGGATCTGGTGGACGTCGTTCAAAAATTTCTGAGTATGGTGTTCAGTTACGTGAAAAACAAAAAGTGAAAAGAGTTTACAGATTGTTAGAAAAGCAATTCCGATTAACTTTTGCAAAAGCTTCTCGTCAACGTGGTATTACTGGAGATAATTTAGTTAAATTATTAGAAAGTAGATTTGATAATACTGTTTACCGTCTAGGTTTTGCTTCATCTAGAGCATTTGCTAGACAACTAGTACTTCATAGGCATTTTCTTGTTAATGGATCACCAGTTAATATTCCAAGTTATCAAATGACACCTGGTGATATTATTGAAGTAAGAACTAAAAGTAAAGGTGTGACATCAATTCAAGAATCTTTGAAAAGAATGAACGAACGTCAATTAACACCTTGGTTACAGTTAGACAAACCAAATATGAAGGGTACTTATTTAAATCGTCCTGAGAGGGTTGACGTGCCTTTAGAAGCAAACGAACAATTAGTTGTTGAGTTGTATTCTAAATAA
- the rpsK gene encoding 30S ribosomal protein S11, whose protein sequence is MAKASQIKRKKKVVTDINGIVFIKATFNNVIVTITDKTGGTISWSSAGKNGFKGSRKNTPYAAQVSAEGSAKEAFDAGLRKVKVFVKGPGSGREAAIRAIQTAGLEISTITDTTPLPHNGCRPPKKRRV, encoded by the coding sequence ATGGCAAAAGCATCTCAAATAAAACGTAAAAAGAAAGTTGTTACCGATATTAACGGTATAGTTTTTATTAAAGCAACTTTTAATAATGTTATTGTAACTATTACTGATAAAACAGGTGGAACAATAAGTTGGAGTTCTGCAGGTAAAAACGGTTTTAAAGGTTCAAGGAAAAATACTCCTTATGCTGCCCAAGTTAGTGCTGAAGGTTCAGCCAAAGAAGCTTTTGATGCAGGATTAAGAAAAGTAAAAGTATTTGTTAAAGGACCTGGTTCAGGGCGTGAAGCTGCTATTAGAGCAATTCAAACAGCTGGATTGGAAATTAGTACAATTACTGATACTACTCCATTGCCTCATAATGGTTGCCGTCCTCCAAAGAAAAGAAGAGTTTAA
- the rpsM gene encoding 30S ribosomal protein S13 — MARIAGVDLPKNKHSIIGLQYIYGIGPSLAKKILAESNIDPAKKISDLSDEEIARIRYLLQNDFKVEGAARSEVQLNIKRLMDVGCYRGIRHRKGLPVRGQRTKTNSRTRKGKRKTVAGKKKVTK, encoded by the coding sequence GTGGCACGAATAGCAGGAGTAGACCTTCCGAAAAATAAGCATTCAATAATTGGTTTACAATATATATATGGTATTGGACCTTCATTAGCGAAGAAAATTTTAGCAGAATCTAATATAGATCCAGCTAAAAAAATAAGTGATTTGAGCGATGAAGAGATTGCACGAATTAGATACTTATTGCAAAATGATTTTAAAGTAGAAGGAGCAGCAAGAAGCGAAGTTCAATTAAATATCAAACGTCTTATGGATGTTGGGTGTTACAGAGGAATTCGTCACAGAAAAGGATTACCTGTTCGAGGTCAAAGAACTAAAACAAATTCAAGAACGAGAAAAGGTAAGCGTAAAACAGTTGCAGGTAAGAAGAAAGTAACTAAGTAA
- the rpmJ gene encoding 50S ribosomal protein L36, with protein sequence MRVRASVKKICEHCKVVKRKGVVRIICKKNPKHKQRQG encoded by the coding sequence ATGAGAGTAAGAGCATCAGTAAAAAAAATCTGCGAACACTGTAAAGTTGTTAAACGCAAAGGCGTTGTTAGGATTATTTGCAAGAAGAATCCAAAACACAAACAACGTCAAGGATAA
- the infA gene encoding translation initiation factor IF-1: MSKQDAIKVDGIVTEILPNTSYRVKLENGHEILAHASGKMKMNYIKVLQGDKVSIELSPYDLSRGRITYRYK; the protein is encoded by the coding sequence ATGTCAAAACAAGACGCGATAAAAGTTGATGGAATCGTTACTGAAATACTACCAAATACTTCTTATAGAGTTAAGTTAGAAAACGGTCACGAAATTCTTGCTCATGCATCAGGAAAGATGAAGATGAACTATATAAAAGTTCTTCAAGGAGACAAGGTTTCTATTGAATTATCGCCATATGATTTGTCAAGAGGACGTATAACATACAGATATAAATAA
- the map gene encoding type I methionyl aminopeptidase yields MIKNPEEIEYIREACKITSDTLIMLKEFVKPGVSTLYLDKLTEDYIRSFKAEPAFKGYVVHNQTYNFALCSSTNNAVVHGIPSNKELIEGDIVSLDTGVKYKGFYGDSAVTYPVGVISVENQKLLDVTYLALLLGIENAIEGNRVFDISKAIQDYINENGFSVVRELVGHGIGRNLHEEPSIPNFVPSAFQRHKYKNYELKEGMTFCIEPMINIGTFKVKVKQDGWTILTNDGKNSAHFEHTIVVRKNKAEVLTYHKI; encoded by the coding sequence ATGATAAAAAACCCTGAAGAGATTGAGTATATCAGGGAGGCTTGTAAAATAACTTCTGACACTCTTATAATGTTAAAGGAATTTGTTAAGCCAGGAGTAAGTACATTGTATTTAGATAAGTTAACAGAAGATTATATTAGGTCTTTTAAAGCCGAACCAGCGTTTAAAGGTTATGTAGTTCATAATCAAACTTACAATTTTGCTTTATGCTCGTCAACTAATAATGCTGTCGTACATGGAATACCCAGTAATAAAGAGTTAATTGAAGGTGATATAGTTTCCTTAGATACTGGAGTTAAATATAAAGGTTTTTATGGAGATAGTGCAGTTACTTATCCTGTAGGTGTCATTTCAGTAGAGAATCAAAAATTGTTAGATGTAACTTATCTAGCTCTATTATTAGGTATTGAAAATGCAATTGAAGGTAATAGAGTGTTTGATATCTCTAAAGCTATTCAGGATTACATAAATGAGAATGGGTTTTCGGTTGTTAGAGAGTTAGTTGGACATGGAATTGGTAGAAACTTACATGAAGAACCTTCAATTCCAAATTTTGTTCCAAGTGCTTTTCAAAGACATAAATATAAAAATTATGAACTTAAAGAGGGAATGACTTTCTGCATAGAGCCAATGATTAATATAGGTACTTTCAAAGTGAAGGTAAAACAGGATGGATGGACGATATTAACTAACGACGGGAAGAATTCAGCACATTTTGAACACACAATAGTTGTTAGAAAAAACAAAGCAGAAGTATTAACTTATCATAAAATTTAA
- the secY gene encoding preprotein translocase subunit SecY has product MAKFTETIRNIFKIEELRQRIGFTALMLLCVRIGSFISVPGIDVSAIKYMKQANNNTLFGLFDMFVGGAYSNAAIFALGIMPYISASIIFQLLSSVVPYFQKLQQEGEQGRKTINAYTRYAAIGLAFAQGIAVAASQQGNSPSIVAESVQGFLSFVLPSAIIFTAGTMLLMWIGDQITDKGIGNGTSLIIFIGIIARLPHSIAEEFQLALASRNFIVEAVIFVLFIAVIVLVVMFTQAVRKVPVQYAKRRVGDKMMGGQTSHIPIQLITANVMPIIFAQAIMFIPNSIIQYMPGTKISDFMVQYMRHDSWFYALVFATIIIFFTFFYTAIVFSPRNISEDMKKNGGFIPGIRPGKPTEEYLDNILLRVTVPGALFLALIAVLPVFVTKLGVAGNFASFFGGTTVLIMVGVAIDTLNQIQSYLLMRHYDGFMKSGKLRGRQGVNTVQNT; this is encoded by the coding sequence ATGGCAAAATTTACTGAGACTATAAGAAATATATTTAAAATAGAAGAACTCCGACAGAGGATTGGATTCACTGCGTTAATGCTTCTTTGTGTTCGAATAGGATCTTTTATTTCAGTTCCTGGAATTGATGTTTCTGCAATTAAATATATGAAACAAGCAAATAATAATACGTTATTTGGTTTATTTGATATGTTTGTTGGCGGGGCTTATTCAAATGCAGCAATTTTTGCATTAGGTATAATGCCATATATATCTGCTTCAATTATTTTTCAACTTTTGTCTTCTGTAGTTCCTTATTTCCAAAAACTTCAGCAAGAGGGTGAGCAAGGGAGAAAAACTATTAATGCATATACAAGATATGCAGCAATAGGATTAGCATTTGCACAAGGAATAGCTGTTGCAGCATCTCAACAAGGGAATTCTCCATCAATAGTAGCTGAATCAGTTCAAGGTTTTTTAAGTTTCGTGTTACCATCCGCGATTATCTTTACTGCGGGAACAATGTTGTTAATGTGGATAGGCGATCAAATTACAGATAAAGGTATTGGAAATGGAACTTCTTTGATTATATTTATAGGCATCATTGCAAGACTTCCTCATTCTATAGCAGAGGAATTTCAATTAGCTTTGGCTTCTAGAAATTTTATAGTTGAAGCAGTAATTTTTGTTCTATTTATTGCAGTTATAGTTTTAGTTGTTATGTTTACTCAAGCTGTTAGGAAAGTTCCAGTTCAATATGCAAAACGAAGGGTTGGTGATAAAATGATGGGTGGTCAAACATCTCATATCCCAATTCAATTAATTACTGCTAATGTAATGCCTATTATTTTTGCTCAAGCTATAATGTTTATCCCAAATTCAATAATTCAATATATGCCTGGAACTAAAATATCAGATTTCATGGTACAATATATGAGACATGATAGTTGGTTTTATGCATTAGTTTTTGCAACAATTATTATATTCTTTACTTTCTTCTATACAGCAATTGTGTTTTCTCCAAGAAATATTTCTGAAGATATGAAAAAGAATGGAGGTTTTATACCAGGTATTAGACCTGGAAAACCGACAGAGGAATATCTTGATAATATTTTGTTAAGAGTTACAGTTCCTGGTGCTTTATTTTTAGCTTTAATTGCTGTTCTTCCTGTTTTTGTTACTAAACTTGGTGTAGCAGGAAATTTTGCATCATTCTTTGGTGGTACCACAGTGCTTATTATGGTTGGAGTTGCAATTGATACACTTAATCAAATTCAATCATATTTATTAATGAGGCATTATGATGGATTTATGAAAAGTGGGAAGCTTAGAGGAAGACAAGGAGTTAACACAGTTCAAAATACATAA